From the Clostridia bacterium genome, one window contains:
- a CDS encoding N-acetyltransferase gives MILAEYGMGIPGRIEEQLVVKAGGQVLAGAKVAQTGADRFFLEVLGVRKEYLAQGIGRLLLGEILKNPWRCCRHSAQDGQAGGRFELATLARGGAGAFYEKMGFAACRMEELPDPYREQCDACPEKKACQPVPMIYAGGNGA, from the coding sequence ATGATTTTAGCTGAGTATGGCATGGGTATTCCGGGCAGGATCGAGGAACAGCTAGTCGTGAAAGCCGGGGGACAAGTATTGGCGGGAGCCAAAGTGGCACAAACCGGTGCCGACCGTTTTTTCCTGGAAGTGCTGGGTGTAAGAAAAGAGTACTTGGCCCAGGGCATAGGGCGGCTCTTGTTAGGGGAAATCCTTAAGAATCCCTGGCGCTGCTGCCGTCACTCCGCTCAAGACGGCCAAGCCGGGGGACGGTTTGAGCTGGCGACCCTGGCGCGGGGCGGGGCCGGCGCCTTCTACGAGAAAATGGGTTTTGCGGCCTGCCGGATGGAAGAACTGCCGGACCCTTACCGGGAACAATGTGACGCTTGCCCGGAGAAAAAGGCATGCCAGCCTGTTCCCATGATCTATGCGGGAGGTAACGGTGCATGA